ATAAATGCGGTCGCCGAATTTTTCGAGAAATGCCAGATAATCCACGCCTTGATAGCCGAAGTGACTCGGATCATAATTGAATCCGAACGCCGCCCGGCGGCCAACTGCCTCCAGCGCGCGCTCGGCGGTGACGACGTCAAACGCGATTTCCGTCGGATGAACTTCCAACGCAAAACGGACGCCAACTTCATCGAACACATCGAGAATGGGATTCCAGCGCTGGGCAAAATCCTTGAAGCCCGCCTCGATCATCGCGGGAGAAACCGGCGGAAAAGAATAAAGTAAATGCCAGATGCTGCTGCCGGTGAAGCCGTTAACGACTTTGACGCCCAGCTTTGCCGCCGCGCGCGCCGTCGCTTTCATTTCTTCAGCGGCGCGTTGCTGGACGCCCTCGGGTTTGCCGTCGCCCCAAACATGCGGCGGCAGAATGAATTGGTGGCGCTCGTCGATGCGATCACAAACCGCCTGGCCAACGAGATGGTTGCTGATCGCCCAAACTTTTAAGCCGTATTTCGCCAGCAGCTTGTGCCGGCCTTCGCAATACTCCGGCTCTTTGAGCGCGCGAGTTACGTCAAAATGATCGCCC
The window above is part of the candidate division KSB1 bacterium genome. Proteins encoded here:
- a CDS encoding sugar phosphate isomerase/epimerase, encoding MSRPVTLFTGQWADLTVETLAQKAQAWGFDGLELACWGDHFDVTRALKEPEYCEGRHKLLAKYGLKVWAISNHLVGQAVCDRIDERHQFILPPHVWGDGKPEGVQQRAAEEMKATARAAAKLGVKVVNGFTGSSIWHLLYSFPPVSPAMIEAGFKDFAQRWNPILDVFDEVGVRFALEVHPTEIAFDVVTAERALEAVGRRAAFGFNYDPSHFGYQGVDYLAFLEKFGDRIYHLHMKDVWWAPTRRLSGVFGGHLNFGDKNRYWDFRSLGRGCIEFEEIIRRLNRIGYNGPLSIEWEDSGMDREHGAAEACAFVRKLDFKPSAVAFDAAFAEKQAL